From the Caballeronia sp. NK8 genome, one window contains:
- the phaC gene encoding class I poly(R)-hydroxyalkanoic acid synthase, which produces MASKSTSSSSRSRTADTSAEASPADTTGVQQAFDQWLNAWRSVADPAQWSKFTPQTNAASDAAGAAANPFAALSAFANGFPNGFPSAFPNAFPTLGAMPQMPDFTKMNGIAEFAKLASSMPGFGAAMQGLPTLPKIPTAAIPPERLHELQSNYSRDAGELLKQAGAQSIDPTALKDRRFTDVSWQSTPAYAFTAAWYLLNARYLQELADAVQSDPKTRERIRFTIQQWAAAAAPSNFLALNPDAQKTLIESKGESLRQGMLNLLNDMQRGKISQSDESRFLVGKNIASTEGSVVYENELLQLIQYKPLAPKVYARPLLIVPPCINKFYILDLSPESSLVRYALEEGHQVFILSWRNANQSIAHKTWDDYVEEGVLESIGVVREITGEDQINTLGFCIGGTILATALAVAAARGEEPAASMTLLTSMLDFSDTGVLDVFVDEAHVQMREQSIGGKNGAPAGLMRGVEFANTFSYLRPNDLVWNYVVDNYLKGRTPQAFDLLFWNSDSTNLPGPMCVWYLRNTYLENKLKNPNALTVCGEKVDLSRLTLPTFIYGSREDHIVPWKSAYASAPVLNGPQTFVLGASGHIAGVINPPSKNKRSFWMIDSNDEHLPEDPDAWFEAAAEHPGSWWPTWSKWLAANAGEQVKPGAQGSKTYPVIEAAPGRYVLERDS; this is translated from the coding sequence ATGGCTTCCAAATCTACTTCCTCATCTTCCCGCTCCCGTACCGCCGACACTTCGGCCGAGGCATCACCGGCCGATACGACTGGCGTACAGCAAGCGTTCGATCAATGGCTCAATGCGTGGCGCTCCGTCGCCGATCCCGCGCAATGGTCCAAATTCACTCCACAGACGAATGCCGCGAGCGATGCGGCCGGCGCGGCTGCAAATCCATTTGCCGCGCTCAGCGCATTCGCCAACGGTTTTCCGAACGGTTTCCCGTCCGCGTTCCCGAATGCGTTTCCGACACTGGGCGCGATGCCGCAAATGCCCGACTTCACGAAGATGAACGGCATCGCGGAATTCGCGAAGCTGGCGAGCAGCATGCCGGGCTTCGGCGCGGCGATGCAGGGTTTGCCGACGCTGCCGAAGATTCCGACTGCCGCGATTCCGCCCGAGCGTCTTCACGAACTGCAGAGCAACTATTCGCGCGATGCGGGTGAACTGCTCAAGCAGGCGGGCGCGCAGAGCATCGATCCGACTGCGCTGAAGGACCGCCGCTTCACCGACGTCTCATGGCAATCGACGCCCGCGTACGCGTTCACCGCCGCGTGGTATCTGCTGAACGCGCGCTATCTGCAGGAACTCGCGGACGCAGTGCAGAGCGATCCGAAAACGCGCGAGCGCATCCGCTTCACCATTCAGCAATGGGCGGCCGCCGCCGCGCCGAGCAATTTCCTCGCGCTCAATCCCGATGCGCAGAAGACGCTGATCGAGAGCAAGGGCGAAAGCTTGCGGCAGGGCATGCTGAACCTGCTGAACGACATGCAGCGCGGCAAGATCTCCCAGTCGGACGAATCGCGTTTTCTGGTCGGCAAGAACATCGCGTCGACGGAAGGCTCGGTCGTGTACGAGAACGAGCTGCTGCAACTGATCCAGTACAAGCCGCTCGCGCCGAAGGTGTACGCGCGGCCGCTCTTGATCGTGCCGCCCTGCATCAACAAGTTCTACATCCTCGATCTTTCGCCGGAAAGCTCGCTCGTGCGCTATGCGCTCGAAGAAGGGCATCAGGTGTTCATCCTGTCGTGGCGCAATGCGAATCAGTCGATCGCGCACAAGACGTGGGACGACTACGTCGAAGAGGGCGTGCTCGAGAGCATCGGCGTCGTGCGGGAGATCACCGGCGAGGATCAGATCAACACGCTCGGCTTCTGCATCGGCGGAACGATTCTCGCGACCGCGCTCGCTGTGGCGGCGGCGCGTGGCGAGGAGCCGGCGGCATCGATGACGCTGCTCACGTCGATGCTCGACTTCTCGGACACCGGCGTGCTCGACGTGTTCGTCGACGAAGCGCACGTGCAGATGCGCGAGCAGTCGATCGGCGGCAAGAACGGCGCGCCTGCCGGTCTCATGCGCGGCGTCGAGTTCGCGAACACGTTCTCGTATCTGCGCCCGAACGATCTGGTGTGGAACTACGTCGTCGACAACTACCTTAAGGGCCGCACGCCGCAGGCGTTCGATCTGCTGTTCTGGAACAGCGATTCGACGAACCTGCCGGGCCCGATGTGCGTCTGGTATCTGCGCAATACATATCTCGAGAACAAGCTGAAGAATCCGAATGCGCTGACGGTATGCGGCGAGAAGGTCGACCTGTCGCGCCTCACGTTGCCGACCTTCATCTACGGTTCGCGCGAAGACCATATCGTGCCGTGGAAATCGGCATATGCGTCCGCTCCGGTGCTGAACGGTCCGCAAACGTTCGTGCTCGGCGCGTCGGGGCATATCGCGGGCGTGATCAATCCGCCGTCGAAGAACAAGCGCAGTTTCTGGATGATCGACAGCAACGACGAGCATCTGCCCGAGGACCCCGATGCGTGGTTCGAGGCTGCGGCGGAGCATCCTGGAAGCTGGTGGCCCACCTGGTCGAAGTGGCTCGCCGCAAACGCGGGCGAGCAGGTCAAACCGGGCGCGCAGGGGTCGAAGACCTATCCGGTGATCGAGGCCGCGCCTGGCCGTTACGTATTGGAACGCGACTCCTGA
- the pgeF gene encoding peptidoglycan editing factor PgeF: MTRDAAELQPNDCLWPQWRVSPRVRAFVTTRAGGVSEAPYGGGTPGAGGLNLGFSSGDAPEAVKENRRRVLASTGTRPAAWLEQIHGTQVEDAHAVVERLARGERTRADASVTDRADVVCVVMTADCLPVLFCDDDGRAVGAAHAGWRGLAGGIIEKTGERVATLAGVPASALNAFLGPAIGPAAFEVGEDVLDAFVAAARPDRRDMTKAAFRPAGGAPAKYFADIYALARLRLADLGVDAARVHGGTHCTVTEQERFYSYRRDRVTGRMAAMIWLAD, from the coding sequence ATGACGCGCGACGCAGCCGAACTGCAACCGAATGACTGTCTGTGGCCGCAATGGCGCGTTTCGCCGCGCGTGCGCGCATTCGTGACGACGCGCGCGGGCGGCGTGAGCGAGGCGCCCTACGGCGGCGGCACGCCCGGAGCGGGCGGACTCAATCTCGGTTTTTCGTCGGGCGATGCGCCGGAGGCGGTGAAGGAGAATCGCCGCCGCGTACTCGCATCGACGGGTACGCGCCCGGCTGCGTGGCTCGAACAGATCCACGGCACGCAGGTCGAGGACGCGCACGCGGTCGTCGAACGCCTCGCGCGCGGCGAGCGCACGCGCGCCGACGCCAGCGTGACCGATCGCGCGGATGTCGTGTGCGTCGTGATGACGGCCGACTGCCTTCCGGTGCTCTTCTGCGACGACGACGGCCGCGCGGTCGGCGCCGCGCACGCGGGCTGGCGGGGTCTCGCGGGCGGCATCATCGAGAAGACGGGCGAGCGCGTGGCGACGCTCGCGGGCGTGCCGGCATCGGCGCTCAACGCGTTTCTCGGCCCGGCGATCGGTCCGGCCGCGTTCGAAGTCGGCGAGGACGTGCTCGATGCCTTCGTCGCGGCTGCCCGGCCGGATCGCCGCGATATGACGAAAGCCGCGTTCAGGCCCGCGGGCGGCGCGCCTGCCAAATATTTCGCCGATATCTACGCACTCGCGCGCCTGCGTCTCGCCGATCTGGGCGTGGACGCCGCGCGCGTTCATGGCGGCACGCATTGCACGGTCACGGAACAGGAGCGCTTTTATTCGTATCGGCGCGACCGCGTGACTGGCCGCATGGCGGCGATGATCTGGCTCGCGGATTGA
- a CDS encoding RluA family pseudouridine synthase, which yields MPDALAGDRLDKVLAKLFPEFSRSRLQGWIEEGRVLVDGAGAKVRQPVPLGATITLVPDLLPEQLAFAPEPVPLHIVYEDDTLVVVNKPAGMVVHPAAGNWSGTLLNGLLHRYGDAAAGLPRAGIVHRLDKETSGLMVVARTLEAQTDLVRQLQARTVKRRYVAFVWGTMPEDGTIDAPIGRDPRERTRMAVVKTASGKPARTHFRTIDRTTWHGQPVSAIHCDLETGRTHQIRVHCAHIQHPLLGDPVYGHARGKRSVKPLPNDFARQALHAWRLGLIHPATGKEVHWRADVPEDLAALAAELGFGQDENVEFDEDDDFAEAYEMGADEDDWDDEDDEDDEA from the coding sequence GTGCCCGACGCACTTGCGGGCGACCGGCTCGACAAGGTGCTCGCGAAACTTTTTCCGGAGTTCTCGCGCAGCCGCCTGCAGGGCTGGATCGAGGAAGGGCGCGTGCTCGTCGACGGCGCGGGCGCGAAAGTGCGCCAGCCCGTGCCGCTCGGCGCGACGATCACGCTCGTGCCGGACCTCCTGCCGGAGCAACTCGCGTTCGCGCCCGAACCGGTGCCGCTGCATATCGTGTATGAGGACGACACGCTCGTCGTCGTCAACAAGCCGGCGGGCATGGTCGTGCATCCGGCTGCGGGCAACTGGAGCGGCACGCTGCTCAACGGCCTGCTGCATCGCTACGGCGATGCCGCCGCCGGGCTGCCGCGCGCGGGCATCGTGCATCGGCTGGACAAGGAAACGTCCGGACTGATGGTCGTGGCGCGCACGCTCGAGGCGCAGACCGACCTCGTGCGCCAGTTGCAGGCGCGCACGGTGAAGCGCCGCTATGTCGCGTTCGTCTGGGGCACGATGCCCGAGGACGGCACGATCGACGCGCCCATCGGCCGCGATCCGCGCGAGCGCACGCGCATGGCGGTCGTGAAGACTGCATCGGGAAAGCCCGCGCGCACGCATTTTCGGACCATCGACCGCACCACGTGGCACGGACAACCGGTCAGCGCGATCCACTGCGACCTGGAAACCGGCCGCACGCATCAGATTCGTGTGCATTGCGCGCATATCCAGCATCCGTTGCTGGGCGATCCGGTGTACGGGCACGCGCGCGGCAAACGCTCCGTCAAGCCGCTGCCCAACGATTTCGCGCGTCAGGCGCTGCACGCCTGGCGGCTCGGCCTGATTCATCCGGCGACGGGCAAGGAGGTGCACTGGCGCGCGGATGTGCCCGAGGACCTCGCGGCGCTCGCGGCCGAACTCGGCTTCGGGCAGGACGAGAACGTCGAATTCGATGAGGACGACGACTTCGCCGAAGCCTATGAAATGGGCGCGGACGAAGACGACTGGGACGACGAAGATGACGAGGACGACGAAGCATGA
- a CDS encoding outer membrane protein assembly factor BamD, with amino-acid sequence MRAFNTIHLSMRQSIKYLALAASVAIVTACHGLPEKTDETATWNNNKLYTEAQDALSGSDWGKCAKYFEALEGRDPFGHFAQQAQINVAYCNWKDSETANADQAIDRFIKLHPDHPEIAYAYYLKGMIHFNDDLGLFGRFSGQDMSERDPKSLRESYDAFKVVVDKYPQSKYAPDAAQRMRYIVNALASHEVHAADYYYRRGAYVAAINRAQLAIREYKNAPATEDALHIMMLSYEKLDQPQLADDTKRVLAATFPDSPYVTGKRRANADKPWYQIW; translated from the coding sequence ATGCGAGCCTTCAACACCATTCATCTCTCGATGCGTCAATCGATCAAGTATCTGGCACTGGCCGCGAGCGTCGCCATCGTAACGGCCTGTCATGGCCTGCCCGAGAAGACCGACGAAACGGCAACGTGGAATAACAACAAATTATATACGGAGGCTCAGGACGCGCTATCCGGCAGCGACTGGGGCAAGTGCGCCAAGTATTTCGAAGCGCTCGAAGGCCGCGACCCGTTCGGCCATTTCGCGCAGCAGGCGCAGATCAACGTCGCGTACTGCAACTGGAAGGATAGCGAAACCGCCAACGCCGACCAGGCCATCGACCGTTTCATCAAGCTGCACCCGGATCACCCCGAGATCGCCTATGCGTACTATCTCAAGGGCATGATCCACTTCAACGACGACCTCGGCCTCTTCGGCCGCTTCTCGGGTCAGGACATGAGCGAGCGCGATCCGAAGTCGCTGCGCGAGTCCTATGACGCGTTCAAGGTCGTCGTCGACAAATATCCGCAAAGCAAGTACGCGCCCGACGCCGCGCAGCGCATGCGCTATATCGTGAACGCGCTCGCATCGCACGAAGTCCATGCGGCCGATTATTACTATCGCCGTGGCGCGTATGTGGCCGCGATCAATCGCGCGCAACTCGCGATCCGCGAGTACAAGAACGCGCCGGCGACGGAAGACGCGCTGCATATCATGATGCTGTCGTACGAGAAGCTCGATCAGCCGCAACTCGCCGACGACACCAAGCGCGTGCTCGCCGCCACGTTCCCGGACAGCCCGTATGTCACGGGCAAGCGCCGCGCGAACGCCGACAAGCCCTGGTATCAGATCTGGTAA
- a CDS encoding ATP-dependent DNA helicase produces MNSPTQNTDDATAPLALTGKRSVELDAIFAAQGLLARAIDGYRPRASQIEMARSVAAAMEASGRAMPEPAMFEAQRRPARKLGPSDKPYAPDEQPADDIGIATAKAAIDGGENTLIVEAGTGTGKTYAYLVPAMLWGGKVIVSTGTKHLQDQLFQRDIPTVRDALAVPVSIAMLKGRANYLCHYYLERTADNGRLPSRQDTSHLQEIIRFAKITRTGDKAELASVPENSPVWPMVTSTRDNCLGQECPHYKECFVMQARKEAQQADIVVVNHHLFFADVMLRDTGMAELLPTANTIIFDEAHQLPETATLFFGETLSTTQLLELARDTVAEGLSHARDAADWTKLGAALERAARDLRLVFKEDSVRLSLGQLPDGHPLFDALDTLETHLSALTSAVSAHAERAESLQALVRRARELQDLLAGWTTPPTSLERAVVGDEETARQAAKEEPNEMVRWIEVFSHTVQLHETPLSVAPIFAKQRAGVPRAWIFTSATLSVRGDFTHYAAQMGLNARRSMTLPSPFDYPSQGLLYVPRNLPQPSSPQFTDAVFEAALPVIESAGGGVFVLCTTLRAVDRIATRLRDVIERRGWDNPLLVQGDASRTELLDRFRAYGNAILVGSQSFWEGVDVRGDALSLVVIDKLPFAPPDDPVLAARLDALTKKGLSPFAVHQLPQAVITLKQGAGRLIRAETDRGVLMICDTRLVDKPYGRRIWQSLPPFKRTRELDVVREFFSDAAKWKTELAE; encoded by the coding sequence TTGAACTCACCCACACAAAACACTGACGATGCGACCGCGCCGCTCGCACTGACCGGCAAGCGCAGCGTCGAGCTCGACGCCATCTTCGCCGCGCAAGGACTGCTCGCGCGCGCGATCGACGGTTACCGGCCGCGCGCCTCGCAGATCGAAATGGCGCGCTCGGTCGCGGCCGCGATGGAAGCGTCGGGCCGCGCGATGCCCGAGCCCGCGATGTTCGAGGCGCAGCGCCGCCCCGCGCGCAAGCTCGGGCCGTCGGACAAGCCGTACGCGCCCGACGAACAGCCGGCCGACGACATCGGCATCGCGACGGCGAAGGCGGCCATCGACGGCGGCGAAAACACGCTCATCGTCGAGGCGGGCACGGGCACGGGCAAGACCTACGCGTATCTCGTCCCGGCCATGCTGTGGGGCGGCAAGGTCATCGTGTCGACCGGCACCAAGCATCTGCAGGATCAGCTCTTTCAGCGCGATATCCCGACCGTGCGCGACGCGCTCGCGGTGCCGGTGTCCATCGCGATGCTGAAGGGCCGCGCCAACTATCTGTGTCACTACTACCTGGAACGCACCGCAGACAACGGCCGCCTGCCGTCGCGCCAGGACACGTCGCATCTGCAGGAAATCATCCGTTTCGCGAAGATCACGCGCACCGGCGACAAGGCCGAGCTTGCGAGCGTGCCGGAAAATTCACCGGTCTGGCCGATGGTCACGTCCACGCGCGACAACTGTCTCGGCCAGGAATGCCCGCACTACAAGGAATGCTTCGTGATGCAGGCGCGCAAGGAAGCGCAGCAGGCGGACATCGTCGTGGTGAATCATCACCTGTTTTTCGCCGATGTGATGTTGCGCGACACCGGCATGGCTGAATTGCTGCCGACGGCGAACACGATCATCTTCGACGAGGCGCATCAGCTGCCCGAGACGGCGACGCTCTTTTTCGGCGAGACGCTCTCGACCACGCAGTTGCTCGAACTCGCGCGCGATACGGTCGCCGAAGGTCTTTCGCACGCGCGCGACGCGGCGGACTGGACCAAGCTCGGCGCGGCGCTGGAGCGCGCGGCGCGCGACCTGCGGCTCGTGTTCAAGGAAGATTCGGTGCGCCTGTCGCTCGGGCAGTTGCCGGACGGCCATCCGCTCTTCGATGCGCTCGACACGCTGGAGACGCATCTGTCGGCGCTCACGTCCGCGGTGTCCGCGCACGCGGAGCGCGCGGAGTCGCTACAGGCGCTGGTTCGTCGCGCGCGCGAGCTGCAGGACCTGCTCGCCGGATGGACCACGCCGCCCACTTCGCTCGAACGCGCCGTCGTCGGCGACGAAGAGACCGCCAGGCAAGCCGCGAAGGAAGAGCCGAACGAAATGGTGCGCTGGATCGAAGTGTTCTCGCACACGGTTCAATTGCACGAGACGCCGCTGTCGGTGGCGCCGATCTTCGCGAAACAGCGCGCGGGCGTGCCGCGCGCGTGGATCTTCACGTCGGCGACGCTTTCGGTGCGCGGCGACTTCACGCATTACGCGGCGCAGATGGGCCTCAACGCGCGCCGTTCGATGACCTTGCCGAGCCCGTTCGATTACCCGTCGCAAGGCTTGCTGTACGTGCCGCGCAATCTGCCGCAGCCTTCCTCGCCGCAATTCACCGATGCCGTGTTCGAAGCCGCGCTGCCCGTGATCGAGTCGGCGGGTGGCGGCGTGTTCGTGCTGTGCACGACGCTGCGCGCGGTGGACCGGATCGCCACGCGCCTGCGCGATGTGATCGAGCGGCGCGGCTGGGACAATCCGCTGCTCGTGCAGGGCGACGCGAGCCGCACCGAGCTGCTCGATCGTTTCCGCGCGTACGGCAACGCGATTCTCGTGGGCAGCCAGAGCTTCTGGGAAGGCGTCGACGTGCGCGGCGATGCGCTGTCGCTCGTCGTCATCGACAAGCTGCCATTCGCGCCGCCCGACGATCCGGTGCTCGCGGCGCGTCTCGACGCGCTGACGAAGAAAGGCCTGAGCCCGTTCGCAGTGCACCAGTTGCCGCAGGCGGTCATCACGCTCAAGCAGGGCGCGGGGCGTCTGATTCGCGCGGAGACGGATCGCGGTGTGCTGATGATCTGCGACACGCGGCTCGTCGACAAGCCCTACGGGCGACGCATCTGGCAAAGCCTGCCGCCGTTCAAGCGCACGCGCGAACTGGACGTCGTGCGCGAATTCTTCAGCGATGCGGCGAAATGGAAGACGGAGCTGGCCGAATAA
- a CDS encoding DUF465 domain-containing protein: MDAAVLRDRIAQLQEEHHSLDTLIDKLSGIDDLELRRLKKRKLKVKDTILLLQLQLDSDAH, encoded by the coding sequence ATGGATGCCGCCGTGCTTCGCGATCGCATCGCGCAATTGCAGGAAGAGCACCATAGCCTGGACACGCTGATCGACAAGCTATCCGGCATCGACGACCTGGAGCTGAGACGCCTGAAAAAGCGCAAGCTCAAGGTCAAGGACACCATTCTCCTGCTGCAATTGCAGCTGGACTCGGACGCGCACTGA
- a CDS encoding colicin transporter, whose protein sequence is MPAAAALALLCASGALAPHVALAQSARPIDSGTSVSARPLDGAPSAEQSADDALKGEFAQRQKALDQRTEENNYRYGVKQHDCYSKFFVNHCLDNARNEMRETRQQIRQQQLALDDEQRAERAKQRDQQTALKRAQYEAEAPQRAANEQASQKAFEDRQRQNALAAAERNAEAPQRAANQAAYDQKQADYQKKLDEARARGVQDAQEREQKAQRFDQKQQEAAQHRAEVEARQKEAARKAQEKAQQQEQERQQQLKLQQQQQQQQAK, encoded by the coding sequence GTGCCTGCCGCCGCGGCTCTGGCGCTGCTGTGCGCGTCGGGCGCACTCGCGCCGCACGTCGCGCTCGCCCAATCCGCCAGGCCGATCGATTCCGGTACGTCCGTGAGCGCGCGTCCGCTCGATGGCGCGCCGTCGGCCGAACAAAGCGCCGATGACGCGCTGAAGGGCGAGTTCGCCCAGCGTCAGAAGGCGCTGGATCAGCGCACCGAGGAAAACAATTACCGCTACGGCGTGAAGCAGCACGACTGCTACAGCAAGTTCTTCGTGAACCACTGTCTCGACAACGCGCGCAACGAAATGCGCGAAACGCGTCAGCAGATCCGTCAGCAACAACTGGCGCTCGACGACGAGCAGCGCGCCGAACGCGCGAAGCAACGCGACCAGCAGACGGCGCTCAAGCGGGCGCAATATGAGGCGGAAGCGCCGCAGCGCGCGGCGAACGAGCAGGCGAGCCAGAAGGCTTTCGAGGACAGGCAGCGCCAGAACGCGCTCGCCGCCGCCGAGCGCAATGCCGAAGCGCCGCAGCGCGCGGCCAATCAGGCGGCGTACGATCAAAAGCAGGCGGACTATCAGAAGAAGCTGGACGAAGCGCGCGCGCGCGGCGTGCAGGATGCGCAGGAGCGCGAGCAAAAGGCTCAGCGCTTCGACCAGAAGCAGCAGGAAGCCGCGCAACATCGCGCGGAAGTCGAAGCGCGTCAGAAGGAAGCCGCCAGGAAGGCGCAGGAAAAGGCGCAGCAGCAGGAACAGGAGCGCCAGCAACAACTGAAACTGCAGCAGCAACAACAGCAACAGCAAGCCAAGTAG